A single genomic interval of Siphonobacter curvatus harbors:
- a CDS encoding TetR/AcrR family transcriptional regulator encodes MGRNKEFDYEQKLDIALEIFWTQGYHMTSITDLESHMGINRSSIYPTYGDKKELLIKCLAKYLKSKVSDYSAILNGDQSDAIENLRSLLRLAVDQSINEERTCLAVKMAFEVGLADEDIRRLLANHEKKIEEIYFKTLKIGQEQGCMKADLDTKSTADFLACSSSAMFKNYVLNKNRKVVYDMIENLILMIKT; translated from the coding sequence ATGGGAAGAAACAAGGAATTTGATTACGAACAGAAACTGGATATTGCACTGGAAATTTTCTGGACTCAAGGTTACCATATGACTTCTATCACTGACTTGGAGAGTCATATGGGCATTAACAGAAGTAGTATTTATCCTACCTATGGCGATAAAAAAGAACTACTTATAAAATGTCTAGCAAAATATCTGAAATCTAAAGTGTCTGACTACTCAGCGATTCTGAACGGTGATCAATCGGATGCCATTGAAAATTTAAGAAGCCTATTGCGGTTGGCAGTAGATCAGAGCATTAACGAAGAAAGGACCTGTTTGGCCGTTAAGATGGCATTTGAAGTTGGATTAGCTGATGAAGATATCAGACGTTTACTGGCTAATCATGAGAAAAAAATTGAAGAGATCTACTTCAAAACTTTAAAAATTGGACAGGAGCAAGGGTGTATGAAAGCTGATTTAGATACAAAATCTACGGCTGATTTCTTGGCATGCTCGTCGAGTGCAATGTTTAAAAACTACGTTTTAAATAAAAATCGGAAGGTTGTTTACGATATGATAGAAAACCTGATCCTGATGATTAAAACATAA
- a CDS encoding MFS transporter, with protein MNLVVNKRIAYIGCLGVLGIISTEFGVIGILPQIAKYYHINIGTAGYLLSLFALTIAVTGPFMVLYVSKFDKKKIMMSALGLFLISNFFSIFSPPFWLLMILRILPTILHPAFFSMAIAAATKDTSAQMQMRLTSIIIGGIALAQVTLIPFTTYIASIYTWQLTYVIQGFIILMTLFIMYKFLPAMPNTEVKSFKNQLSILTRPRFIAGTAVNLFFITAWFCSYSYFADYLSKSKELSAQQISYMLLLFGVMGVISNFLAGRLLGKYMIWTTLFFLTGTFLVPLAFQYTTGSILSVAVVVGFWGIMYGPCFLIGVGHMVSAASDAKEFANSLQTSFGNLGVSLGTATGGWFINYYGISITPWVGTGFGLLTFFMVLCRAWLDRNVHAGKEYS; from the coding sequence ATGAATTTAGTAGTAAACAAAAGAATAGCTTATATCGGATGTTTAGGCGTTCTCGGAATTATAAGTACAGAATTTGGCGTGATTGGGATCTTGCCGCAGATCGCGAAGTACTACCATATAAATATTGGAACAGCAGGGTATCTGTTAAGCCTATTTGCGTTGACTATTGCCGTAACAGGCCCATTCATGGTATTATATGTCTCAAAATTTGACAAAAAGAAAATCATGATGTCTGCCCTTGGGCTGTTCTTGATTTCTAATTTTTTCTCAATATTCAGTCCGCCTTTCTGGCTACTGATGATCCTAAGGATCCTACCCACTATTTTACATCCGGCGTTCTTTTCAATGGCCATTGCTGCTGCAACCAAAGACACCTCTGCTCAAATGCAGATGAGGTTGACCAGTATTATCATCGGTGGTATTGCCCTGGCACAGGTGACGCTGATTCCCTTTACTACGTATATAGCGAGCATTTACACCTGGCAGCTGACTTATGTTATACAGGGTTTCATCATTCTGATGACGTTGTTCATCATGTATAAGTTTTTGCCAGCTATGCCTAATACAGAAGTAAAGTCTTTTAAAAACCAATTGAGTATACTTACAAGACCCCGTTTTATCGCTGGAACTGCGGTGAACCTATTTTTCATAACGGCCTGGTTTTGTTCCTACAGTTATTTTGCAGACTATCTTTCCAAATCAAAAGAGTTAAGTGCACAACAAATCAGCTATATGTTACTTTTATTCGGCGTGATGGGTGTAATTTCTAACTTTCTGGCAGGTCGTTTGTTGGGTAAGTACATGATCTGGACTACTTTATTTTTCCTTACAGGTACGTTTCTAGTTCCGCTGGCATTTCAATATACGACGGGTTCAATACTCAGTGTAGCCGTTGTAGTTGGTTTTTGGGGAATTATGTATGGACCGTGTTTCCTGATTGGTGTGGGTCATATGGTGTCGGCGGCATCTGATGCCAAAGAATTCGCAAATAGCCTTCAAACTTCATTTGGAAATCTTGGCGTTTCACTAGGCACGGCTACCGGAGGGTGGTTTATCAATTATTACGGCATATCCATTACGCCCTGGGTAGGTACCGGGTTTGGTCTATTGACCTTTTTTATGGTACTATGCCGAGCCTGGCTGGATAGGAATGTTCACGCGGGTAAAGAGTATTCCTAA